A genomic segment from Macrobrachium rosenbergii isolate ZJJX-2024 chromosome 30, ASM4041242v1, whole genome shotgun sequence encodes:
- the LOC136855061 gene encoding tRNA modification GTPase GTPBP3, mitochondrial isoform X2: MLYRLRIFQGQGKCGVALVRVTGSRARDVLTCMTVPSVVPQPRVAALRRIIHPLTKQGLDRGLVLWFPGPHSFTGEDSCELHIHGGVAVINAVLEALSMLPGFLPAQPGDFTKRAFYNGKLDLTSVEGLGDLIHAETEAQRKQALLQMEGALGQLYASWRQTLLHCRANIEAFIDFSEDENIEEGVVKDVELKIRTTIGEMEKHLCDNRRGERLRSGLKLAILGRPNVGKSSFMNALVQRPAAIVSPIPGTTRDVIETTLDLGGYPVILSDTAGLHQTDDIVESEGIKRAIAKSKEADIAVVIIEAEDVLKAIKQSSDWSEYINSFLTEIGALEDQDLSENCNWFTDQNVIILINKVDLIKCRQDKILLKNTLKDSGLIMSVKTGEGFDDALYKLKDVCASLCKIGTPENPTLTAARHRIHISSCLESLKLILGNELSNGHRSLSELSSSCKTSLKDSAIQKESGSHCLSTSSATPENTVQIYFEDLNNNLLQSEETLILAAHHLQKAANHLGYVTGHITTEDVLNHIFSAFCIGK, from the exons TGCATGACAGTACCTTCAGTTGTACCACAGCCCAGGGTTGCTGCCTTGAGGAGGATAATACATCCGTTGACCA AACAAGGTCTAGACCGTGGTCTAGTGCTGTGGTTTCCTGGGCCTCATAGTTTCACTGGAGAAGACAGCTGTGAATTGCACATACATGGTGGTGTAGCAGTTATCAATGCAGTCCTAGAGGCACTTAGTATGCTGCCAGGCTTTCTTCCAGCACAACCAG gagATTTTACCAAGAGAGCATTTTACAATGGAAAGCTGGATCTGACATCCGTAGAAGGACTAGGAGATCTGATCCATGCTGAAACAGAAGCGCAGCGGAAGCAGGCTTTGCTACAAATGGAAGGCGCCCTTGGTCAACTCTATGCTAGTTGGAGGCAGACGCTGCTTCATTGTCGGGCAAATATTGAAGCATTTATTGATTTCagtgaagatgaaaatatagaG GAAGGCGTTGTGAAGGACGTCGAATTAAAAATCAGGACGACAATCGGAGAAATGGAAAAGCATCTCTGTGATAATCGACGAGGTGAAAGACTTCGAAGTGGTTTGAAGTTAGCCATCTTGGGTCGCCCTAACGTGGGGAAAAGCAGTTTTATGAATGCTCTTGTTCAGAGACCAGCAGCTATTGTATCGCCGATCCCAG GTACAACTCGAGATGTCATTGAAACAACGCTGGATCTTGGTGGTTACCCAGTCATTCTCAGTGATACAGCAGGGCTTCATCAGACGGATGACATTGTTGAAAGCGAAGGCATTAAACGAGCCATAGCAAAATCTAAAGAAGCTGACATTGCAGTTGTTATTATTGAAGCCGAGGATGTGTTAAAAGCCATTAAGCAAAGTTCGGATTGGAGTGAGTATATAAATTCATTCCTGACAGAAATAGGAGCTCTTGAGGATCAAGACTTATCAGAAAATTGTAATTGGTTTACAGATCAGAAcgtcataatattaataaataaagtagacCTCATTAAGTGCAGACAAGATAAAATACTGCttaaaaatacattgaaagaCTCTGGTCTTATTATGTCAGTGAAGACAGGAGAGGGCTTTGATGATGCGCTTTATAAATTGAAAGATGTTTGTGCCTCTTTATGTAAAATTGGCACACCAGAAAATCCTACACTAACAGCAGCAAGACACAGAATCCATATATCATCGTGCTTAGAATCACTAAAACTAATCCTAGGAAATGAGCTGAGTAATGGTCATAGAAGCTTATCTGAATTGTCAAGTTCTTGTAAAACTTCCCTTAAAGATAGTGCAATCCAAAAGGAGAGTGGAAGCCATTGCTTATCAACTAGCAGTGCAACACCAGAAAATACcgtacaaatttattttgaagatcttaataataatttattacaatcaGAAGAAACCTTAATTTTGGCTGCTCATCACTTGCAGAAAGCTGCAAACCATCTCGGTTATGTCACTGGTCACATTACCACAGAGGATGttcttaatcatattttttcagcCTTCTGTATAGGGAAATAA
- the LOC136855061 gene encoding tRNA modification GTPase GTPBP3, mitochondrial isoform X3, with the protein MLYRLGKCGVALVRVTGSRARDVLTCMTVPSVVPQPRVAALRRIIHPLTKQGLDRGLVLWFPGPHSFTGEDSCELHIHGGVAVINAVLEALSMLPGFLPAQPGDFTKRAFYNGKLDLTSVEGLGDLIHAETEAQRKQALLQMEGALGQLYASWRQTLLHCRANIEAFIDFSEDENIEEGVVKDVELKIRTTIGEMEKHLCDNRRGERLRSGLKLAILGRPNVGKSSFMNALVQRPAAIVSPIPGTTRDVIETTLDLGGYPVILSDTAGLHQTDDIVESEGIKRAIAKSKEADIAVVIIEAEDVLKAIKQSSDWSEYINSFLTEIGALEDQDLSENCNWFTDQNVIILINKVDLIKCRQDKILLKNTLKDSGLIMSVKTGEGFDDALYKLKDVCASLCKIGTPENPTLTAARHRIHISSCLESLKLILGNELSNGHRSLSELSSSCKTSLKDSAIQKESGSHCLSTSSATPENTVQIYFEDLNNNLLQSEETLILAAHHLQKAANHLGYVTGHITTEDVLNHIFSAFCIGK; encoded by the exons TGCATGACAGTACCTTCAGTTGTACCACAGCCCAGGGTTGCTGCCTTGAGGAGGATAATACATCCGTTGACCA AACAAGGTCTAGACCGTGGTCTAGTGCTGTGGTTTCCTGGGCCTCATAGTTTCACTGGAGAAGACAGCTGTGAATTGCACATACATGGTGGTGTAGCAGTTATCAATGCAGTCCTAGAGGCACTTAGTATGCTGCCAGGCTTTCTTCCAGCACAACCAG gagATTTTACCAAGAGAGCATTTTACAATGGAAAGCTGGATCTGACATCCGTAGAAGGACTAGGAGATCTGATCCATGCTGAAACAGAAGCGCAGCGGAAGCAGGCTTTGCTACAAATGGAAGGCGCCCTTGGTCAACTCTATGCTAGTTGGAGGCAGACGCTGCTTCATTGTCGGGCAAATATTGAAGCATTTATTGATTTCagtgaagatgaaaatatagaG GAAGGCGTTGTGAAGGACGTCGAATTAAAAATCAGGACGACAATCGGAGAAATGGAAAAGCATCTCTGTGATAATCGACGAGGTGAAAGACTTCGAAGTGGTTTGAAGTTAGCCATCTTGGGTCGCCCTAACGTGGGGAAAAGCAGTTTTATGAATGCTCTTGTTCAGAGACCAGCAGCTATTGTATCGCCGATCCCAG GTACAACTCGAGATGTCATTGAAACAACGCTGGATCTTGGTGGTTACCCAGTCATTCTCAGTGATACAGCAGGGCTTCATCAGACGGATGACATTGTTGAAAGCGAAGGCATTAAACGAGCCATAGCAAAATCTAAAGAAGCTGACATTGCAGTTGTTATTATTGAAGCCGAGGATGTGTTAAAAGCCATTAAGCAAAGTTCGGATTGGAGTGAGTATATAAATTCATTCCTGACAGAAATAGGAGCTCTTGAGGATCAAGACTTATCAGAAAATTGTAATTGGTTTACAGATCAGAAcgtcataatattaataaataaagtagacCTCATTAAGTGCAGACAAGATAAAATACTGCttaaaaatacattgaaagaCTCTGGTCTTATTATGTCAGTGAAGACAGGAGAGGGCTTTGATGATGCGCTTTATAAATTGAAAGATGTTTGTGCCTCTTTATGTAAAATTGGCACACCAGAAAATCCTACACTAACAGCAGCAAGACACAGAATCCATATATCATCGTGCTTAGAATCACTAAAACTAATCCTAGGAAATGAGCTGAGTAATGGTCATAGAAGCTTATCTGAATTGTCAAGTTCTTGTAAAACTTCCCTTAAAGATAGTGCAATCCAAAAGGAGAGTGGAAGCCATTGCTTATCAACTAGCAGTGCAACACCAGAAAATACcgtacaaatttattttgaagatcttaataataatttattacaatcaGAAGAAACCTTAATTTTGGCTGCTCATCACTTGCAGAAAGCTGCAAACCATCTCGGTTATGTCACTGGTCACATTACCACAGAGGATGttcttaatcatattttttcagcCTTCTGTATAGGGAAATAA
- the LOC136855062 gene encoding COMM domain-containing protein 4 isoform X1, protein MRFRFCWDVDCPDWLLAEITTLSKLTSVKLRLLTGNVAKAIYGPTLSHDVVTKLAKDAKLDEQGAKAVVAAVRWVLESAAGAGVTANVLDSELQQLGLPKEHATAITKVYTEHQEALQAHLKNASLKVRGGTTWSCEVVGVDIGDGDLSPVVKLNLHNESPSVREGEEQEGGTETVTSIAMTPDQLQAMIHELTEARQLMEGLH, encoded by the exons ATG agATTCCGATTTTGCTGGGACGTCGATTGCCCTGATTGGCTGCTGGCAGAAATCACGACTCTCTCAAAGCTg ACATCCGTGAAGCTGAGACTCCTGACAGGCAATGTAGCCAAAGCAATCTACGGTCCGACGTTGAGT CACGACGTAGTGACAAAGCTTGCTAAGGATGCCAAACTTG acGAGCAAGGAGCCAAAGCAGTGGTAGCAGCTGTCCGGTGGGTTCTTGAGAGCGCAGCTGGAGCCGGAGTGACCGCCAATGTATTAGACTCAGAGCTCCAGCAGTTGGGTCTGCCCAAAGAACACGCCACGGCAATAACGAAAGTGTATACTGAGCACCAGGAAGCACTTCAGGCGCACTTAAAGAATGCAAGTCTCAAGG TGAGAGGTGGAACAACTTGGTCTTGCGAAGTCGTAGGCGTTGATATTGGCGATGGAGATCTTTCTCCAGTAGTGAAGCTCAATCTGCACAATGAATCACCGTCTGTCAGAGAAGGAGAGGAACAGGAGGGTGGAACCGAGACTGTGACTTCTATTGCTATGACACCAGACCAGTTACAGGCTATGATTCATG AATTAACAGAAGCACGCCAGTTGATGGAAGGACTGCATTAA
- the LOC136855062 gene encoding COMM domain-containing protein 4 isoform X2 has product MRFRFCWDVDCPDWLLAEITTLSKLHDVVTKLAKDAKLDEQGAKAVVAAVRWVLESAAGAGVTANVLDSELQQLGLPKEHATAITKVYTEHQEALQAHLKNASLKVRGGTTWSCEVVGVDIGDGDLSPVVKLNLHNESPSVREGEEQEGGTETVTSIAMTPDQLQAMIHELTEARQLMEGLH; this is encoded by the exons ATG agATTCCGATTTTGCTGGGACGTCGATTGCCCTGATTGGCTGCTGGCAGAAATCACGACTCTCTCAAAGCTg CACGACGTAGTGACAAAGCTTGCTAAGGATGCCAAACTTG acGAGCAAGGAGCCAAAGCAGTGGTAGCAGCTGTCCGGTGGGTTCTTGAGAGCGCAGCTGGAGCCGGAGTGACCGCCAATGTATTAGACTCAGAGCTCCAGCAGTTGGGTCTGCCCAAAGAACACGCCACGGCAATAACGAAAGTGTATACTGAGCACCAGGAAGCACTTCAGGCGCACTTAAAGAATGCAAGTCTCAAGG TGAGAGGTGGAACAACTTGGTCTTGCGAAGTCGTAGGCGTTGATATTGGCGATGGAGATCTTTCTCCAGTAGTGAAGCTCAATCTGCACAATGAATCACCGTCTGTCAGAGAAGGAGAGGAACAGGAGGGTGGAACCGAGACTGTGACTTCTATTGCTATGACACCAGACCAGTTACAGGCTATGATTCATG AATTAACAGAAGCACGCCAGTTGATGGAAGGACTGCATTAA